Proteins encoded together in one Hevea brasiliensis isolate MT/VB/25A 57/8 chromosome 16, ASM3005281v1, whole genome shotgun sequence window:
- the LOC131174783 gene encoding 1-aminocyclopropane-1-carboxylate oxidase 5-like yields the protein MAIPVIDFSKVNGSGEERTKIMAQIANGCEEWGFFQLVNHGIPEELLERVKKVCSECYKLEREENFKNSKPMNSLKDLAEKKNGEKLENTDWEDVFILLDDNQWPSETPGFRETMAEYRGELKKLAERVMEVMDENLGLPKGYIKKAFNGGEGDNCFFGTKVGHYPPCPHPELMNGLRAHTDAGGVILLFQDDEVGGLQILKDGKWIDVQPLKNTIIINTGDQIEVLSNGRYKSTWHRVLVTPNGNRRSIASFYNPSLKATIAPAPKLVERANQEMNRQEYPKFVFGDYMSVYAEQKFLPKEPRFQAVRTV from the exons ATGGCAATTCCAGTGATTGATTTCTCTAAGGTTAACGGTTCTGGTGAGGAGAGAACCAAGATAATGGCTCAGATCGCTAATGGGTGCGAGGAATGGGGGTTCTTCCAG CTGGTGAACCATGGAATTCCAGAGGAGCTCCTGGAGAGGGTGAAGAAGGTTTGCTCAGAGTGCTACAAGCTGGAAAGGGAGGAAAATTTCAAGAACTCCAAACCGATGAACTCATTGAAGGATTTGGCAGAGAAGAAAAATGGTGAGAAATTGGAGAATACGGACTGGGAAGATGTCTTCATTCTCCTAGATGACAACCAGTGGCCATCAGAAACCCCTGGATTCAG GGAAACCATGGCTGAATACAGAGGTGAACTGAAGAAATTGGCTGAGAGGGTCATGGAAGTAATGGATGAGAATTTGGGCTTACCCAAAGGATACATCAAGAAGGCATTCAATGGCGGAGAAGGAGACAACTGCTTTTTTGGTACCAAGGTTGGCCACTATCCACCATGTCCTCATCCAGAGCTGATGAACGGCCTTCGAGCTCACACAGATGCCGGAGGTGTCATCTTACTCTTCCAAGATGATGAGGTGGGAGGTCTTCAAATCCTCAAGGATGGAAAATGGATTGATGTCCAGCCACTGAAAAACACTATTATCATAAACACCGGTGATCAGATTGAGGTCCTAAGCAATGGCAGGTACAAAAGTACCTGGCACAGGGTTCTGGTCACTCCTAACGGGAACAGAAGGTCAATTGCTTCATTCTATAACCCATCCCTCAAAGCTACAATAGCTCCTGCACCAAAACTGGTGGAGAGAGCTAACCAGGAGATGAATCGTCAAGAATACCCCAAGTTTGTGTTTGGTGATTACATGTCTGTTTATGCAGAGCAGAAGTTCCTTCCCAAGGAACCAAGGTTCCAAGCTGTGAGGACCGTGTGA
- the LOC110667379 gene encoding amino-acid permease BAT1 homolog gives MAPRVHTGSTQTALEVDSGEKRLNELGYKQELRREMTLFKTLAITFSSMAVFTGTPLYGPSLLYAGPASMIWGWLVVTFFTWFVGIAMAEICSSFPTTGSLYFWAAHLAGPKWGPFASWCCAWLETIGVISGIGAQAYSGSQALQMIILLSTGTNKGGGYFASRSVFLCMYIGFTIIWAVLNTFALEVIAFLDIISIWWQVIGGLVVIIMLPLVARPTQPASYVFTHFETSPESTGISSKPYAIIMSVLLSNYSLYGYDAAAHLTEETKGADRTGPIAILSSIGIISVFGWGYNLALTFSIKDPSYLYDGNNETGGALVPAQIIYDAFHGRYHNSAGAVVFLCIIWGSFFFCGLSVTTSAGRVVYALSRDNGIPFSPLWRKIHPKYKVPRNAVWLCTAISIILGLPILKLDVIFTAIISISTIGWVGGYAVPIFARLLMEEKNFKPGPFYLGRARRPICLVAFLWICYTCSAFLLPTIYPIRWKTFNYAPVALGVCLSLIMLWWVLDARKWFKGPVRNIDGQHGDT, from the exons ATGGCTCCGAGGGTTCATACTGGCTCCACTCAAACAGCTCTGGAAGTTGATTCTGGAGAGAAACGTCTAAATGAGCTTGGATACAAGCAAGAACTCAGAAGAGAAATG ACCTTGTTTAAGACGCTTGCAATTACGTTCTCGAGCATGGCAGTTTTTACTGGAACACCGCTGTATGGCCCAAGCCTACTTTATGCAGGACCTGCAAGCATGATTTGGGGATGGCTGGTGGTCACATTCTTCACCTGGTTTGTTGGAATAGCCATGGCTGAAATTTGCTCCTCTTTTCCT ACCACAGGTTCGCTTTACTTTTGGGCTGCCCATTTGGCTGGACCCAAGTGGGGGCCATTTGCATCCTGGTGCTGTGCATGGCTCGAGACCATTGGTGTAATTTCTGGGATTGGTGCCCAG GCATATTCAGGATCACAGGCACTACAGATGATCATACTTCTGTCCACGGGAACAAACAAGGGTGGAGGCTATTTTGCTTCAAGGAGTGTATTCTTGTGTATGTATATAGGCTTTACCATCATATGGGCTGTTCTGAACACTTTCGCTTTAGAAGTCATTGCATTCCTTGACATTATCTCCATATGGTGGCAG GTGATTGGGGGTTTAGTTGTGATAATAATGCTTCCTTTGGTAGCAAGACCCACACAGCCAGCTTCTTATGTGTTCACTCATTTTGAAACATCACCCGAGTCAACTGGAATTAGTAGTAAACCTTATGCAATAATTATGTCTGTACTCCTCAGCAACTACTCCCTGTACGGCTACGACGCTGCAGCTCATTTAACCGAGGAAACAAAAGGTGCTGACAGAACTGGACCTATTGCCATTCTTTCTAGCATTGGCATCATCTCAGTTTTTGGATGGGGGTATAATTTAGCTCTTACTTTCAGTATCAAG GATCCTAGCTATTTATACGATGGGAACAATGAGACTGGCGGTGCACTGGTGCCAGCACAGATAATTTATGATGCATTTCATGGGAGGTATCATAATTCAGCAGGAGCTGTAGTTTTCCTCTGTATCATCTGGGGATCTTTCTTCTTTTGTGGACTTTCAGTGACTACTAGTGCTGGCAGAGTG GTTTATGCTTTATCAAGAGACAATGGAATCCCATTTTCACCATTGTGGAGAAAAATACACCCCAAATACAAGGTTCCCAGAAATGCTGTGTGGCTCTGTACAGCCATCAGCATCATTCTTGGACTACCCATCTTGAAGCTTGATGTAATTTTCACAGCCATCATATCAATAAGTACAATCGGATGGGTTGGAGGGTATGCAGTACCAATATTTGCAAGGCTGTTGATGGAAGAGAAGAACTTCAAGCCTGGACCCTTTTATTTGGGTAGAGCAAGGAGGCCAATTTGCTTGGTAGCCTTCCTGTGGATATGCTATACCTGTTCAGCTTTCCTATTGCCAACAATCTACCCTATCCGATGGAAAACTTTCAACTATGCACCAGTTGCACTTGGGGTATGTTTGAGCCTGATAATGCTTTGGTGGGTCTTGGATGCAAGGAAATGGTTCAAGGGTCCTGTAAGGAATATTGATGGGCAGCATGGAGATACTTAA